One window of the Nicotiana tabacum cultivar K326 chromosome 4, ASM71507v2, whole genome shotgun sequence genome contains the following:
- the LOC107793586 gene encoding protein JINGUBANG-like, with product MIPYYQTSCSSNGSITEQENPTSLDSQPSFHSVPSAISLSHDQSSSLSLGTHHQCIATLKGQNSYTSSLVLAGKFLLTGSSDKEICMWKQKTLTSTIDGIVDTVIAGKGAVKSLVILADKVFSAHQDHKIRAWRIENHNSDAPNIVHISTLPLLSDRALKFMIPKNHVQIRRHKKSTWVHHVDTVSALALSNDELFLYSVSWDRTLKIWQTTDFKCLESIANAHDDAINALAISQEGDVFTGSADTKIKIWRKGFEEKKHSLVCTLEKHKSGVNALAVGESTHSVLYSGACDKSILVWEKNEGGDMVLVGALRGHKKSILCLAVVADLVCSGSADKTVRVWRGIERCYTCIAVIQGHNGPVKCLTVTSDQQIQSDTTSSYVLYTASLDGETKTSSEGQDA from the exons ATGATTCCTTACTATCAAACTTCATGTTCAAGCAATGGCTCAATAACAGAACAAGAAAATCCAACTTCTTTAGATTCACAGCCAAGTTTTCATTCAGTTCCTTCAGCCATATCACTATCTCATGATCAGAGTTCATCTCTTAGTCTTGGCACTCACCACCAATGCATAGCTACTCTTAAGGGACAGAATTCCTATACATCTTCCCTTGTACTTGCTGGGAAATTCCTTTTAACTGGCTCTTCTGATAAAGAAATTTGTATGTGGAAGCAAAAAACtctaacttccacaatagatgGTATAGTTGACACAGTTATAGCAGGGAAAGGTGCAGTGAAGTCCCTAGTAATTTTGGCTGATAAGGTCTTTAGTGCTCATCAAGATCACAAAATCCGAGCATGGAGAATAGAAAACCATAATTCAGATGCCCCTAATATTGTTCATATATCCACTCTCCCTTTACTTAGTGACAGAGCCCTGAAATTTATGATACCAAAAAACCATGTTCAAATCAGGCGTCACAAGAAATCTACATGGGTGCATCATGTTGACACAGTCTCAGCACTAGCCCTTTCGAACGATGAGTTGTTCCTCTACTCTGTTTCATGGGATCGAACACTTAAAATTTGGCAAACCACTGATTTTAAATGCTTGGAATCTATAGCAAATGCACATGATGACGCGATCAACGCTCTAGCAATATCACAAGAGGGGGATGTTTTTACAGGATCAGCTGATACGAAAATCAAGATTTGGAGAAAGGGCTTTGAAGAGAAAAAGCATTCACTGGTTTGTACACTAGAAAAACACAAATCTGGTGTAAATGCACTTGCAGTTGGGGAAAGCACTCATTCTGTTTTATATTCGGGTGCTTGTGATAAGTCAATATTAGTATGGGAGAAGAATGAAGGTGGCGACATGGTGTTGGTGGGTGCACTCAGGGGCCATAAAAAATCCATATTGTGTCTGGCTGTAGTGGCAGATTTGGTGTGCAGTGGTTCAGCTGATAAAACAGTGAGAGTGTGGAGAGGGATTGAGAGATGCTACACTTGTATTGCTGTTATTCAAGGACACAATGGACCAGTGAAGTGCCTGACTGTAACTAGTGATCAACAAATTCAATCTGATACAACCTCTTCTTATGTCCTCTATACTGCTAGTTTAGATGGTGAAACCAAG ACTTCCAGTGAGGGGCAAGATGCATAG